In Salinigranum marinum, one DNA window encodes the following:
- a CDS encoding acc operon protein → MSIDLDLPDDATEDEAAAIAAAVSAHMRDQAVAAAAAAAATEETWQDRKWRFAGRVDALQSRRTRVPDGTPTNAWVAASRADRF, encoded by the coding sequence ATGTCGATCGATCTCGACCTCCCCGACGACGCGACCGAGGACGAGGCCGCGGCCATCGCCGCCGCCGTCTCCGCACACATGCGCGACCAGGCCGTGGCCGCCGCGGCCGCCGCGGCCGCGACCGAAGAGACGTGGCAGGACCGCAAGTGGAGGTTCGCCGGCCGCGTCGACGCGCTCCAGAGTCGCCGGACGCGCGTCCCCGACGGCACCCCGACGAACGCCTGGGTCGCCGCGAGCCGCGCGGACCGGTTCTGA
- a CDS encoding triphosphoribosyl-dephospho-CoA synthase yields the protein MRTPADNAQLALLLEVAGTPKPGNVDRHREYDDLRFEHFLAGSVGAGAGLRAAETDASVGAAFEECVEGMSQQGGGNTQFGCLLNLVPLVRAAAAERLSPTGVREVCRRTTVADACGFYRAFDHVDVAVGDPPADLDVPDVRRGADAVDEIRERGLTLWDLMELSAPHDGNAREWTDGFPRSFSVADGVLDGEGTATERAARAFLELLAGEPDSLVAVQHGPAAARDVRARAAAVGTDLDAAAELADEFVAEGINPGTTADLTAAALFVALERGWEV from the coding sequence ATGCGAACCCCGGCGGACAACGCACAGCTAGCGCTCCTCCTCGAGGTGGCCGGCACACCCAAACCCGGCAACGTCGACCGCCACCGCGAGTACGACGACCTCCGTTTCGAGCACTTCCTCGCCGGAAGCGTCGGCGCGGGAGCCGGCCTCCGTGCGGCCGAGACGGACGCCAGCGTCGGCGCGGCCTTCGAGGAGTGCGTCGAGGGCATGAGCCAGCAGGGCGGCGGCAACACCCAGTTCGGCTGCCTGTTGAACCTCGTACCGCTCGTGCGGGCGGCCGCGGCGGAACGGCTCTCGCCGACGGGCGTCCGCGAGGTCTGCCGGAGGACGACCGTCGCGGACGCCTGCGGCTTCTACCGCGCGTTCGATCACGTCGACGTCGCCGTCGGCGACCCGCCGGCGGACCTCGACGTGCCGGACGTGCGACGCGGGGCCGACGCCGTGGACGAGATCCGCGAGCGGGGCCTGACGCTCTGGGACCTGATGGAGCTGTCGGCCCCGCACGACGGCAACGCCCGCGAGTGGACCGACGGGTTCCCGCGGTCGTTCTCCGTCGCCGACGGCGTCCTCGACGGCGAGGGAACGGCGACCGAGCGCGCCGCGCGGGCGTTCCTCGAACTCCTCGCCGGCGAGCCCGACAGCCTGGTGGCCGTCCAGCACGGGCCGGCCGCGGCGCGAGACGTCCGAGCGCGGGCCGCGGCGGTCGGGACGGACCTCGACGCGGCCGCCGAGCTGGCCGACGAGTTCGTCGCCGAGGGGATCAACCCGGGGACGACCGCCGACCTCACCGCGGCGGCGCTGTTCGTCGCGCTCGAACGGGGGTGGGAGGTGTGA
- a CDS encoding PAS domain S-box protein → MTDDASPAAREWSAGLVDSIADPVVVFDEAGRLRRWNRALVEATGYTDETLSSLSLDRLFGDADHVREVVTAVPATGRTTFDATLRTAAGDAVPDADDPATAVVCVGRDVTEARRRQRELERAEVVLESLADAVYAIESDGTIAYVNDRYVDMKGVSREELLGTDIDDWVTEATVEQADELRAAVASGDRDVGTVEYEFVTGDGERFPAELRFGPVGHPDSDLGRVGMIRDVTERVERERTLRRQNERLDEFASIVSHDLRNPLNVAEGWLELAREECDSDHLDSVTDAHDRMRRLVGDLLTLARQGQTEPEPTHVSLRELAEECWRSVDRRTATLVVETDATVHADERQLRRLVENLLRNAVEHGSTNPRSQARGDAVEHGSASSRPAADDSTDGSDSADGDAVTVTVGGLPDGFFVADGGPGVPPRDRERVFETGYSTSAEGTGFGLRIVREVAQAHGWDVSVTESDGGGARFEIRGADVD, encoded by the coding sequence ATGACTGACGACGCCTCCCCGGCCGCCCGGGAGTGGTCGGCGGGGCTCGTCGACTCGATCGCGGACCCGGTCGTGGTCTTCGACGAGGCGGGACGGCTGCGCCGGTGGAACCGCGCGCTGGTGGAGGCGACCGGCTACACCGACGAGACGCTGTCGTCGCTGTCGCTCGATCGCCTGTTCGGCGACGCCGACCACGTCCGCGAGGTCGTCACCGCCGTCCCAGCGACCGGCCGGACGACGTTCGACGCCACGCTCCGGACGGCGGCGGGCGACGCCGTTCCCGACGCCGACGACCCTGCGACGGCCGTCGTCTGCGTCGGCCGCGACGTCACCGAGGCCCGACGCCGCCAGCGGGAACTCGAACGCGCCGAGGTCGTCCTCGAGTCGCTCGCCGACGCCGTCTACGCCATTGAGTCCGACGGCACCATCGCGTACGTCAACGACCGGTACGTCGATATGAAGGGCGTCTCCCGAGAGGAGCTCCTCGGCACCGACATCGACGACTGGGTCACCGAAGCGACAGTCGAGCAGGCCGACGAACTCCGCGCCGCCGTCGCGAGCGGCGACCGCGACGTCGGGACGGTCGAGTACGAGTTCGTGACCGGCGACGGCGAGCGGTTCCCCGCGGAGCTTCGGTTCGGCCCGGTCGGGCACCCCGACAGCGACCTCGGCCGCGTCGGGATGATCCGCGACGTCACGGAGCGGGTCGAGCGCGAGCGGACCCTCAGACGGCAGAACGAGCGGCTCGACGAGTTCGCCTCGATCGTGAGCCACGACCTCCGCAACCCGCTGAACGTCGCCGAGGGCTGGCTCGAACTGGCCCGTGAGGAGTGCGACAGCGACCACCTCGACTCGGTCACGGACGCCCACGACCGGATGCGGCGGCTAGTCGGGGATCTCCTGACGCTCGCTCGACAGGGCCAGACGGAGCCCGAGCCGACGCACGTGTCGCTCAGGGAGCTCGCCGAGGAGTGTTGGCGCTCCGTCGACCGACGGACCGCGACGCTCGTCGTCGAGACGGACGCGACCGTCCACGCGGACGAGCGCCAGCTCCGTCGGCTCGTCGAGAACCTCCTCAGGAACGCCGTCGAGCACGGCTCGACGAACCCCCGATCGCAGGCTCGCGGGGACGCCGTGGAACACGGCTCCGCGAGCAGCCGGCCGGCGGCCGACGACAGCACCGACGGAAGCGACAGCGCCGACGGCGACGCGGTGACCGTGACGGTCGGTGGGCTCCCGGACGGGTTCTTCGTCGCCGACGGCGGCCCCGGCGTCCCGCCCAGAGACCGCGAGCGCGTCTTCGAGACCGGCTACTCGACGAGCGCCGAGGGGACCGGCTTCGGACTGCGCATCGTTCGGGAGGTCGCCCAGGCGCACGGCTGGGACGTCAGCGTGACCGAGAGCGACGGCGGTGGCGCACGGTTCGAGATCCGCGGCGCGGACGTCGACTGA
- a CDS encoding DUF447 domain-containing protein: MDRDDGWPVALDGVTESVVTTLGPNGLWNVAVLGLHAPDGGLDCWSQEPVEAVTWGNTRTRRNFHRRAGGVVQFVADARDFVDAALTIREEPAPVLDSADAWVRVAAERINAGEEGDTEWERWRLRPETGAVRRRRPRTIDRGLYAVVDATVAASRLDVPGYDTARLLDRLAYFAETVETCGGAAEREAFARLDHETGWRDRR; this comes from the coding sequence ATCGACCGCGACGACGGCTGGCCGGTCGCGCTCGACGGCGTCACCGAGTCGGTGGTGACGACGCTCGGGCCGAACGGCCTGTGGAACGTCGCGGTGCTCGGGCTCCACGCGCCCGACGGCGGTCTCGACTGCTGGTCCCAAGAACCCGTCGAGGCGGTGACGTGGGGCAACACGCGGACGCGCCGGAACTTCCACCGGCGTGCCGGCGGGGTCGTTCAGTTCGTCGCCGACGCGCGGGACTTCGTCGACGCGGCGCTCACGATCCGGGAAGAGCCCGCGCCGGTGCTCGACAGCGCCGACGCCTGGGTCCGCGTCGCGGCCGAGCGGATCAACGCCGGCGAGGAGGGCGACACCGAGTGGGAGCGATGGCGACTCCGCCCCGAGACCGGTGCAGTCCGACGCCGACGGCCGCGGACGATCGACCGGGGCCTGTACGCCGTCGTCGACGCCACCGTCGCCGCGTCGCGGCTCGACGTGCCCGGCTACGACACGGCGCGGCTGCTCGACCGCCTCGCGTACTTCGCCGAGACCGTCGAGACGTGCGGCGGGGCGGCCGAGCGGGAGGCGTTCGCGCGACTCGACCACGAGACCGGCTGGCGCGACCGCCGGTGA
- a CDS encoding tRNA-dihydrouridine synthase, translating to MIRRTDAGAPDRGDVRLVLASLSGEADARWAHDGSDFADLAMLGGVALDARSRDAARALVMRERSEFLPPDPLVFLDFQLAALAESPIRAGVNVRSATVGPVGVAARVCAAHDALLEVNAHCRQEELCRVGCGETLLRDTERLCEYVSAAADAGAPVSVKVRAEVDGVDLAETARRVRAAGADVFHVDAMDSEAVIADVAEAAPELVLVANNGVRDRVTVSEYLGYGADAVSVGRPSTDREALRQVRRAVDEWFAARRGIEKDPDTDHAGDADGVARRFERDPADRV from the coding sequence GTGATCCGACGGACCGACGCTGGAGCGCCCGACCGCGGCGACGTCCGGCTCGTCCTCGCGAGCCTCTCCGGAGAGGCCGACGCACGGTGGGCCCACGACGGGAGCGACTTCGCCGACCTCGCGATGCTCGGTGGGGTCGCGCTCGACGCACGCTCGCGGGACGCCGCCCGTGCGCTCGTCATGCGCGAGCGGTCGGAGTTTCTACCGCCCGATCCACTGGTGTTCCTCGACTTCCAGCTCGCCGCGCTCGCGGAGTCGCCGATCCGCGCGGGCGTGAACGTCCGCAGCGCGACCGTCGGGCCGGTCGGCGTCGCCGCGCGGGTGTGTGCGGCCCACGACGCCCTGCTCGAAGTGAACGCCCACTGCCGCCAGGAGGAGCTCTGTCGCGTCGGCTGTGGCGAGACGCTCCTGCGGGACACGGAGCGGCTCTGCGAGTATGTCTCAGCGGCGGCAGACGCAGGGGCTCCGGTGAGCGTGAAGGTGCGCGCGGAGGTCGACGGCGTCGACCTCGCGGAGACGGCGCGTCGGGTCCGAGCGGCGGGCGCGGACGTCTTCCACGTCGACGCGATGGACTCCGAGGCGGTGATCGCGGACGTGGCCGAGGCGGCACCCGAACTCGTGCTCGTCGCCAACAACGGCGTGCGCGACCGCGTGACGGTGTCGGAGTATCTCGGCTACGGCGCAGACGCCGTGAGCGTCGGCCGTCCGAGCACCGACCGGGAGGCGCTTCGCCAGGTTCGGCGAGCGGTCGACGAGTGGTTCGCGGCCCGCAGGGGCATCGAGAAGGACCCCGACACGGATCACGCCGGCGACGCGGACGGCGTCGCCCGGCGGTTCGAGCGCGACCCGGCCGACCGCGTGTGA
- a CDS encoding MATE family efflux transporter has protein sequence MSALDRLSGLFKDKDEFDLTSGGIARPLFYLALPIVITNLLQTAYNLADTFWLGQYSTEALAAISFGFPLVFLLISFGFGISIAGSVLVAQYIGAGEEREAEYAASQTMTFAVIASVVLGAGGYLFVEDVLRLLGASPEVLPGATAYMEVISLGIVFLFGFLVFISLMRGYGDTITPMLVMFGSVAINVVIDPFLIFGWWVFPEMGVAGAAYATVFSRSLALIVGLGIMFRGNRGVRIHLSQMRPDPDYFRRIASLGGPASFEVTGRALSVNFLLVVVALFSPAVVAAFGIGTRVFSVIFLPAIAVAQAVETMSGQNIGAGKPDRAEQTADFAAKVMFVVLSAMGVVVFVFTEPLVSVFTTDSAVVEEGVTFLRTVAPTFGMLGIMRAYSGSFRGAGKTMTSAGLAIVTLWVVRLPIAWFGAQSLGPVGIWYGFVVSNVIGAVLALAWYKRGTWRDGDLTDREVAVGDEFEGDDGAAEPASTDD, from the coding sequence ATGAGCGCCCTCGACCGGCTGTCGGGGCTGTTCAAGGACAAAGACGAGTTCGACCTCACGAGCGGCGGCATCGCCAGGCCGCTGTTTTACCTCGCGCTCCCGATCGTCATCACGAACCTCCTCCAGACGGCGTACAACCTCGCCGACACGTTCTGGCTCGGGCAGTACTCGACGGAGGCGCTCGCGGCCATCTCCTTCGGCTTCCCGCTCGTGTTCCTGCTGATCTCCTTCGGCTTCGGCATCTCCATCGCCGGCAGCGTGCTCGTCGCGCAGTACATCGGTGCCGGCGAGGAGCGCGAGGCCGAGTACGCCGCCTCCCAGACGATGACGTTCGCCGTGATCGCCTCGGTCGTCCTCGGAGCCGGCGGCTATCTCTTCGTCGAGGACGTGCTCCGGCTGCTGGGCGCGTCGCCGGAAGTGCTCCCCGGGGCGACGGCGTACATGGAGGTCATCTCGCTGGGGATCGTCTTCCTGTTCGGCTTCCTGGTGTTCATCTCGCTCATGCGCGGCTACGGCGACACGATCACGCCAATGCTCGTCATGTTCGGCTCCGTCGCGATCAACGTCGTCATCGACCCGTTCCTCATCTTCGGCTGGTGGGTGTTCCCCGAGATGGGCGTCGCCGGCGCGGCCTACGCGACGGTGTTCTCGCGCTCGCTGGCGCTCATCGTCGGGCTCGGGATCATGTTCCGCGGGAACCGCGGTGTGCGGATCCACCTCAGTCAGATGCGGCCCGACCCCGACTACTTCCGGCGCATCGCCTCGCTGGGCGGGCCGGCGTCGTTCGAGGTCACGGGACGGGCGCTCTCGGTCAACTTCCTCCTGGTCGTCGTCGCCCTGTTCTCCCCCGCGGTCGTCGCCGCGTTCGGGATCGGGACGCGGGTCTTCTCGGTCATCTTCCTGCCCGCGATCGCGGTCGCACAGGCGGTCGAGACGATGTCCGGGCAGAACATCGGCGCGGGCAAGCCCGACCGGGCGGAGCAGACCGCCGACTTCGCCGCGAAGGTGATGTTCGTCGTCCTCTCGGCGATGGGCGTCGTCGTCTTCGTCTTCACCGAGCCGCTCGTTTCGGTGTTCACCACCGACTCGGCCGTCGTCGAGGAGGGGGTGACGTTCCTCCGAACGGTCGCGCCGACGTTCGGGATGCTCGGGATCATGCGTGCGTACAGCGGGAGCTTCCGCGGCGCGGGCAAGACGATGACCTCCGCGGGTCTCGCGATCGTGACGCTGTGGGTGGTCCGTCTGCCGATCGCCTGGTTCGGCGCGCAGTCGCTCGGCCCCGTCGGTATCTGGTACGGCTTCGTCGTCTCGAACGTGATCGGGGCCGTGCTCGCGCTCGCGTGGTACAAGCGCGGGACTTGGCGCGACGGCGACCTCACCGACCGGGAGGTCGCCGTCGGCGACGAGTTCGAGGGCGACGACGGTGCCGCCGAACCGGCCAGCACCGACGACTGA
- a CDS encoding TetR/AcrR family transcriptional regulator yields the protein MSDEPREAVIRATYRALCAHGYANLTMQDIADETDLSKAALHYHYDTKRDLLIAFLDALTSWYEGRLETLAGDDAPERLASLFDECLSPDDSDTDYPAFHTALLEIKAQAPYDEAYRERLAAADEVLVTRVREIVADGVDAGTFREVDPDATAALVADVLAGGHTRNVAVGRDLDETRAVLDGYVATQLLATDDDDASAARPAGASR from the coding sequence ATGTCCGACGAGCCTCGCGAAGCGGTGATCCGCGCGACATACCGCGCGCTCTGTGCACACGGGTACGCCAACCTGACGATGCAGGACATCGCCGACGAGACCGATCTGAGCAAGGCCGCCCTCCACTACCACTACGACACCAAGCGTGACCTCCTGATCGCGTTTCTCGACGCGCTCACGTCGTGGTACGAGGGCCGGCTGGAGACGCTGGCCGGCGACGACGCGCCCGAACGGCTGGCGTCGTTGTTCGACGAGTGTCTCTCCCCCGACGACAGCGACACCGACTACCCCGCGTTCCACACCGCACTCTTGGAGATCAAGGCCCAGGCCCCGTACGACGAGGCCTACCGCGAGCGACTCGCGGCGGCCGACGAGGTGCTGGTCACGCGGGTGCGGGAGATCGTCGCCGACGGCGTCGACGCGGGGACGTTCCGGGAGGTCGATCCCGACGCGACGGCGGCACTCGTCGCCGACGTGCTCGCGGGTGGTCACACCCGCAACGTCGCGGTGGGCCGCGACCTCGACGAGACGCGGGCCGTCCTCGACGGCTACGTCGCCACCCAGCTGCTGGCGACGGACGACGACGACGCGTCGGCGGCGCGACCGGCGGGGGCGTCCCGATGA
- a CDS encoding acyl-CoA carboxylase subunit beta — protein sequence MEDRIEDLRERRERALLGGGQERIEKQHDKGKMTARERIDYFLDEGTFNEFDKFRTHRTSKFGMEEKKLPGDGVVTGYGEVDGRTVFVFAHDFTVFGGSLGEVMAEKICKVMDKAMEVGAPIVGLNDSAGARIQEGVKSLAGFADIFHRNQQASGVVPQISSIMGPCAGGAVYSPAITDFIFMVQDTSHMFITGPDVIKTVTGEEVSFEELGGAKTHASKTGVAHKTFAGEEEALDNIRRLLSYLPQNNVEDPPRVEPWDDPEREADVTGVVPDAAQKPYDMTSVVDEVVDEGSFFEIHEEWARNIVVGFGRLDGHSVGVVANQPRANAGTLTVDASMKGSRFIRFCDAFNVPILTFVDVPGYMPGTEQEHRGIIRHGAKLLYAYSEATVPLLTVITRKAYGGAYCVMASKHIGGDVNYAWPTSEIAVMGPQGAVNILYSSELDAADDPEARRQELIDEYREEFANPYTAADRGFVDDVIEPTETRARLVDDLRMLKTKRGDQPDKKHGNLPI from the coding sequence ATGGAAGACCGGATCGAGGACCTCCGCGAACGACGCGAGCGTGCGCTGCTCGGCGGCGGCCAAGAGCGCATCGAGAAGCAACACGACAAGGGCAAGATGACCGCCCGGGAGCGCATCGACTACTTCCTCGACGAGGGGACGTTCAACGAGTTCGACAAGTTCCGGACGCACAGAACCTCGAAGTTCGGGATGGAAGAGAAGAAGCTCCCGGGCGACGGCGTCGTGACGGGCTACGGCGAGGTGGACGGCCGGACGGTGTTCGTCTTCGCCCACGACTTCACCGTCTTCGGTGGCTCGCTCGGGGAGGTCATGGCCGAGAAGATCTGCAAGGTGATGGACAAGGCGATGGAGGTCGGCGCGCCGATCGTCGGCCTCAACGACTCCGCGGGCGCGCGCATCCAAGAGGGGGTCAAGTCGCTCGCGGGCTTCGCCGACATCTTCCACCGCAACCAGCAGGCCTCCGGTGTGGTGCCGCAGATCTCTTCGATCATGGGGCCGTGTGCCGGCGGCGCGGTGTACTCGCCCGCCATCACCGACTTCATTTTCATGGTGCAGGACACCTCCCACATGTTCATCACCGGGCCGGACGTCATCAAGACGGTCACCGGTGAGGAGGTCTCGTTCGAGGAACTCGGCGGGGCGAAGACCCACGCTTCGAAAACCGGTGTCGCACACAAGACGTTCGCGGGCGAGGAGGAGGCGCTGGACAACATCCGCCGCCTGCTGTCGTACCTCCCGCAGAACAACGTCGAGGACCCGCCCAGAGTCGAGCCGTGGGACGACCCCGAGCGCGAGGCCGACGTCACGGGCGTCGTGCCGGACGCGGCACAGAAGCCCTACGACATGACGAGCGTCGTCGACGAGGTGGTCGACGAAGGCTCGTTCTTCGAGATTCACGAGGAGTGGGCGCGGAACATCGTCGTCGGCTTCGGCCGCCTCGACGGTCATTCTGTGGGAGTAGTCGCCAACCAGCCCCGCGCGAACGCCGGCACCCTCACGGTTGACGCCTCGATGAAGGGTTCGCGGTTCATCCGGTTCTGTGACGCGTTCAACGTTCCCATCCTCACGTTCGTCGACGTGCCGGGGTACATGCCCGGGACGGAACAGGAACACCGCGGCATCATCCGCCACGGCGCGAAACTCCTCTACGCCTATTCGGAGGCGACGGTGCCCCTCCTCACGGTCATCACCCGCAAGGCGTACGGCGGCGCGTACTGCGTGATGGCGTCGAAACACATCGGCGGCGACGTCAACTACGCGTGGCCCACCTCCGAGATCGCCGTCATGGGGCCGCAGGGCGCGGTCAACATCCTCTACAGCAGCGAACTCGACGCCGCCGACGACCCCGAGGCCCGCAGGCAGGAACTCATCGACGAGTACCGCGAGGAGTTCGCCAACCCCTACACGGCCGCGGATCGGGGCTTCGTCGACGACGTGATCGAGCCCACCGAGACGCGGGCGCGACTCGTCGACGACCTCCGGATGCTGAAGACGAAGCGCGGCGACCAGCCCGACAAGAAACACGGGAACCTCCCGATCTGA
- a CDS encoding HD domain-containing protein, whose amino-acid sequence MLAIKDSVHDHIEVGGVAEALIDTPAVQRLRRVTQLGTVSFVYPAANHTRFEHSLGVYHLATRALDHLGVEGTTAERVRAAALLHDVGHGPFSHNVEDVVHRHTGKYHDDVDDLVTTGEVGRVLDDHGVDPQRVAGLVRGDGRYGQLVSGELDVDRMDYLVRDAHHTGVPYGTIDHERLVRELAFVEDELVLREGNVQTAESLLLARALMNPTVYQHPVARIAKAMLRRAAERLLEAPDIAAADLRRMDDHDFVSSLRSTRRTSAYAERLDTRRLFKRAVWAEYADVPERLLDASHADLRGFEREIADRADVSESTVVVDVPPRPSMTESTSRVVVNGDIRELGKASPLVSALRTAQERQWRFGVYCPRAETERVGRAAVDTLGLDVEGALVSDVRTGLNATLDEFQ is encoded by the coding sequence ATGCTGGCTATCAAGGACAGCGTCCACGACCACATCGAGGTCGGGGGCGTTGCCGAGGCGCTGATCGACACCCCCGCCGTCCAGCGCCTCCGCCGGGTCACCCAGTTGGGGACCGTGAGCTTCGTCTACCCCGCCGCCAACCACACCCGCTTCGAGCACTCGCTCGGCGTGTACCACCTCGCGACCCGTGCGCTGGACCACCTCGGCGTCGAGGGGACGACCGCCGAACGGGTCCGCGCCGCCGCGCTCTTACACGACGTCGGCCACGGCCCGTTCAGCCACAACGTCGAGGACGTCGTCCACCGCCACACGGGCAAGTACCACGACGACGTCGACGACCTCGTCACGACGGGCGAGGTGGGTCGCGTCCTCGACGACCACGGCGTCGATCCGCAGAGGGTCGCGGGGCTCGTCCGCGGCGACGGGCGGTACGGCCAACTCGTCTCCGGCGAACTCGACGTCGACCGGATGGACTACCTGGTGCGGGACGCCCACCACACGGGCGTCCCCTACGGGACGATCGACCACGAACGGCTCGTCCGCGAACTCGCGTTCGTCGAGGACGAACTCGTCCTCCGGGAGGGGAACGTCCAGACCGCCGAATCGTTGCTCCTGGCGCGGGCGCTGATGAACCCCACGGTGTATCAACACCCCGTCGCGCGCATCGCGAAGGCGATGCTCCGCCGGGCGGCCGAACGACTGCTGGAGGCGCCCGACATCGCCGCGGCCGACCTCCGGCGGATGGACGACCACGACTTCGTCTCGTCGCTCCGGTCGACGCGCCGCACGAGCGCGTACGCCGAACGGCTCGACACCCGCCGGCTGTTCAAGCGCGCGGTGTGGGCCGAGTACGCCGACGTCCCCGAACGACTGCTGGACGCCTCCCACGCCGACCTCCGGGGGTTCGAGCGCGAAATCGCCGACCGCGCCGACGTCTCCGAGTCGACGGTCGTCGTCGACGTCCCCCCGCGCCCGTCGATGACCGAGTCGACCTCGCGGGTCGTGGTCAACGGCGACATCCGCGAACTGGGGAAGGCCTCGCCGCTCGTCTCGGCGCTCCGAACCGCCCAGGAACGCCAGTGGCGTTTCGGCGTCTACTGTCCGCGTGCGGAGACCGAGCGGGTCGGCCGCGCGGCGGTCGACACCCTCGGGCTCGACGTCGAGGGCGCGCTCGTCAGCGACGTCCGGACGGGGCTGAACGCGACGCTCGACGAGTTCCAGTGA
- a CDS encoding 30S ribosomal protein S17e — protein sequence MAIKPKYVKQLGNLLLERYPQAFNTEFETNKDSVTKLTNVESKGVRNRIAGYITRKKASAQAASA from the coding sequence ATGGCGATCAAGCCCAAGTACGTGAAACAGCTCGGGAACCTCCTCCTCGAGCGGTATCCGCAGGCGTTCAACACGGAGTTCGAGACGAACAAGGACAGCGTCACGAAGCTCACGAACGTCGAGTCGAAAGGCGTCCGTAACCGCATCGCGGGCTACATCACGCGCAAGAAGGCCAGCGCACAGGCCGCATCGGCGTAA
- the cofD gene encoding 2-phospho-L-lactate transferase, translated as MVTFLAGGTGTPKLLDGLGSTFEPGAVTVVGNTGDDVELGGHLVCPDIDTVLFHGGGVLDRERWWGIDGDTTATHDELRRLAAESGLETGPRYLPDAAQTRGREIARWRRFSAVAEFMEIGDRDRAVHLTRTSLLDEGHTLTEVTRTLAAAFDLEIDLVPMSDDPVATIVHTDEGPLHFQEYWVHRRAEPTVEDVEFRGADEAAPTSAVRAALSEPVVVGPSNPVTSVGPMLAVPGIEAALSETAVVAVSPFVGREVFSGPAAELMRGVGLEPSTAGVAEAYPFADAFVLDGADDTELDRPVVRTDTRIDDAADARRVLDAVGDALALVGEPEGRAR; from the coding sequence ATGGTGACGTTCCTCGCCGGCGGAACGGGGACGCCCAAGCTCCTCGACGGCCTCGGCTCGACGTTCGAGCCCGGGGCAGTGACCGTCGTCGGGAACACGGGCGACGACGTCGAGCTCGGCGGCCACCTCGTCTGTCCGGACATCGATACCGTCCTGTTCCACGGGGGCGGCGTCCTCGACCGCGAGCGGTGGTGGGGGATCGACGGCGACACGACCGCGACCCACGACGAACTCCGCCGACTCGCGGCAGAGAGCGGACTGGAGACGGGGCCTCGCTACCTCCCGGACGCCGCACAGACGCGAGGGAGAGAGATCGCCCGCTGGCGACGCTTCTCGGCGGTGGCTGAGTTCATGGAGATCGGCGACCGTGACCGCGCGGTCCACCTGACGCGGACCTCGCTCCTCGACGAGGGACACACGCTGACCGAGGTGACACGGACCCTGGCGGCGGCGTTCGACCTCGAGATCGATCTCGTCCCGATGAGCGACGATCCGGTCGCCACGATCGTCCACACCGACGAGGGGCCGCTGCACTTCCAGGAGTACTGGGTTCACCGACGCGCCGAGCCGACCGTCGAGGACGTCGAGTTCCGCGGAGCGGACGAGGCCGCCCCGACGTCTGCGGTCCGGGCGGCACTGTCGGAGCCGGTCGTCGTCGGCCCGTCGAACCCCGTGACGAGCGTCGGCCCGATGCTGGCCGTCCCAGGGATCGAGGCGGCGCTGTCGGAGACCGCGGTCGTCGCGGTGTCGCCGTTCGTCGGTCGCGAGGTGTTCTCGGGGCCCGCGGCCGAGTTGATGCGCGGCGTCGGACTGGAGCCGTCGACCGCCGGCGTGGCCGAGGCGTACCCCTTCGCCGACGCGTTCGTCCTCGACGGGGCGGACGACACCGAGCTGGATCGCCCGGTCGTCCGGACCGACACCCGGATCGACGACGCGGCCGACGCCCGGCGCGTCCTCGACGCGGTCGGCGACGCGCTGGCGCTGGTCGGGGAGCCGGAGGGACGAGCGCGGTGA